The Rosa rugosa chromosome 3, drRosRugo1.1, whole genome shotgun sequence sequence TTGTGTCTTTTTCTTACCAAGAGAATCCAAAAGGTTACCACTTACCACACAACCCTAAAATTTATGGTTCATTTGAAGACAGGAAGCTTGTGAGAGGCATAACGACGATGCTAAGAGTGATGACGACCCAAGTGCACAACTCGAGGTGAGATTCGGTTTTCAGTTGAAATACTGACGTTGGGCCTAACAAAGAGGGAAACATAGAGACCCCAATAAAACCCAACATGTACATTAAAATGCAATCAAGCCCCAATATGATATACAAAAGTACATATACTAGGTTTATTGGACAAAGCCTCATCCTCAATCAAGGTTTGCAGCCAAAGTTATTGGGAAGCTGTTTTTTGAACCCACTGGATGAAAAACCTCTCTCTGTGGGTTTTCTCTCTAACACCTTGAGAGTCGGTGGCTTTACTCCTTGCCCTTCGTGGGCAATTTTCCTTGGGTTCTATCCCAGATCTGAGGCTTCGTGCCTCTATTTTCGGCTTATTTCCCTTCTGTTGTCGTTCTTTGTTTGTTCCGTTCTTATCTATGCTTTCCGTTTGAGTTTGTTTTCCGATCTGCTTGCTTTCACCCCAGTTCCTTCCAGTCCAAATTTCAGCTTCTTTCATCTCTCAAATCATTGACCACCTTTGATTGTTGCTACCTCTAGAGCTTTTCCTTCTGCCATGGATTGTATATATGCTCCTCGGAGCACTGTTTTAAACGGGGCTTTCCCGTTATTGCACGTAAATCCGGTGAATACGGTTGTGCTTCAAGGGGGGCCTGCACAATCTTTGATTGTCTGTCTCATTGATCCCTTTGTGGATCTCCTGTCTCTTTCTCTTGTTCTGGTTTCTGTGTTGGCAGAGGTTGATCTCCTCCTTGGAGCTGATTTGAGTTTTGTGACTTTCTTCCTTGGTTTTGGCTGGAATTTTCCTGGGTGTGACTCAATTGGATCTGCCATCGGTGCGCTGCTGTCCACTTATTCCTCTTGGCGGCTCGGGCGAAGCTGTCTTCCTCGATGTGTTGTTGGGATGGATTGCTGGGTTGCGTTTCTGGTGGTGTTGTGTGTGGGCTCGTCTGGTTTGGGCCTAGGTTCTTTCTTTTTTCGGTGTGTGCTTCCAGCTCTTCACCTCGTGGCGGTGCAGATCTACGCGGCGGTGCTGTTCTTCGCGGTGGTGCTGCGTTTGGTCTTCAACCGGTGGCCGGGTTGTAACTTGGGTAGCATAGCTTGTGGCCCAGTCTGTTGGGcctttgtttctgttttctttggtCGGCCCAGTTTTGGTGTTTgtaatttggttttgttttaatATAAGTTACTCTtatctgccaaaaaaaaaaaatcaaggttTGCAGCCCCCATGTGGGTTGGTGCCAACTGGGAAGGTTCTAGGATGCCCTATTCCATAAGTAATTGGGAGAACAAGTAACAAACCCGTAGTAAAATTACTTTTACTCTTGGCCACATAATAGTTGGATACTTAACCTCCAAGGATCTAGTCATTACAACTCAAGGATGCCTACACTCCAGAGACCAGATATCATCTATTTTAACACTGTTCTACGCCATAAGAATACCACTCACTAAACTCAAGGAGAAGCCTATCACTTAAGTTTAATGTCTCACTGACTTGATCATCAGAATTCCATTACTCTAATTCTCATTCTTCGTCTAATCACAAAGCTGGAGGCAGTAACAAGAATTTTTCTCTGACGAGAGCAAACCCAACAAAATAGTTTCAACGGTGTAGTCTACGAATAATAAATGCCTTTATTAATCCTTTATTAGGCTTCTACAATGTAAAGCCAGTGAGCAACAGTAGCCTTGAAACTCATCTGTATAGCCAATCCTCTAGGTAGTCTGCTTATTAATTTTCTTGCAAGAAAATCAACTTTCAAATCAAAATTTGGGTTCAGCTAATGTAATGAAGTGTGGGTGAATACCGTGTATTGGCATGTCAGGGGAGTGCAAGATGCATACTCCCCTTTTATCTGTTTTCACTGCAAACTGGCTTCCCATACTCACAGTTCATAGAGTCAAACTTACAAGGTAATGATAATGCAATTAACTGCATGGGTTGGGAGAAATCCAAGGTCAATCTCGAGTTCATCTGCTATCATGAAGTTCAAGTGAATATTGAGGATAGAGAATGACAGAAATGTAGAGTCAGAATCAGTCTCCTCTATCTTCTATGATTGAATCACCCATTCAGACTTACACTAGGCTTATAGCAGAATCTGCCCGCTTACATTGTTCTCCAAATAATGAAACTAAGAAAGCCATAAATGCATCTACTATAATAGTATCTACACATAACAAAGTTTAAACAATACCAGCAGTTTAAGCTATACAAGGAATTCTGAACATTTCATGTAACTATTAATTGGTATTAGTTGATTCTTACAAGGCCTCCAAGTTCCGAATACACACATCCAAGCTAGCATTTACTAACGAAATTTACAGAATAGTTAAATACTGAACAACAGTTCTAAACATACCGTGAGTTCCACTAGCTAGATCAATGACTCTTCTCCAACTTCTGCCAATTCAAGATAGATATGTTTCAGTTTATATTTTCTGAATCCAGTGAAGTTCAAGGTTCCAATTATAAGaagggaattagtaccttttcCAGGAACAATTATAACAGGAGCTGATTTAAAGTTGTGGACGCAATACTCACTGACACTCCCCTGTAGTACACTGAAGAAATCCCAGCAATTAATTTGAATCAGTGACTGAATGAGAGACAGATTGACAGACAAAAATAACAAAGGAGTGAGTCacagagaaacagagagaaaacCTTTGAATTAAGCTTCGGCCTCTACTACCCATGACCACAGCTACAGGCTTTATTCTTTCTGCTTCCTTGCAAATTACCTTACCTGGATCCCCTTCCATAATTCGAGCATTAGTCCTCACCTACTTCCAAAAAGATTATACAAAAATTAAACATAAAGAATACCCGAAAAAAGAATTTAAGCATGTTATTTGTCTACTTCTCAATATCCCATCACAGTTTACATATATTAGTTTTATCCAAAACTACAAATGAACAATAGTAACAATGCTAGAGTCACCAGAGTTGTTCAACAATTTTGCTCACCAAATGATTTACAGATGCAAATATCAAAATGATACCAAGTGCCAAGTTCACCTTAAGAATTGCAATAGGCAAACCAATGACCAAAAGTTGTTCGACTATAATGTCCAGGTTTGAAACCCAAATGAGATCATCGACCATTAACAATATAAATTGGGAAATGCGCCTTACTCACCATAGCAACTTCGAATGCCTCGAGAGCAAGCTTCTGCATTAGCCCCTGGCTCGCTTCATAAACAATCTCGTTTTGCACACCTGAACACAAAGCACAACAGGTTTTACAACTTGAGCTACTAGCCTACTAAATCAAACATTAGGCCAGCGTAGAATCCACATGCATCTAAGGTTGAAAATAGCACATACCAAAAGATGATGCAAAGCCCAGAAAACCCCGACACATAAAAGTATGAAATTGATAAGAACAAGACTCATTGATGTACTAAAATGCAAACAAGAATGAAGTAAGTGATTATTAACTGGAAACTGCGTGGACGAGATGGATGGTGTCGGCAAGCCTGCAAAAGTGAATGAGGGCCCAATCGAAAGCGTGCTTGCTGTTGGGCCCATGATCGATGGCTATGAGTATGTCACGGCCTCGCCTCCTCTCCCCGGTCTCTCTCTCGAGGCCTGAGATTGAATGAGATAGCGTCACTTCTCTCCAGCCGTAAACTTGCTCGTCCTCCTTCACCGTTTCCAAAGCCATTGCAATTTGCAAACTGGGTTTCAGAAAGAAATGGAAATCTGGGATGGATTGTTGTTGTGGAATTTGGCTCCGGTGATTTTTGGGGAGTCTGGAAATGCGATGTGGTTTGGATGCCAACCGCCAGAAAGCGTGTCCATCTTTGCTTCTTGTTCTTGGTCCAACTTCTTGACCCGCCCCAAATTTGAACTTTAGTAGGACGTGTTTGCttctaaaattttgaattaaTACAAAAAAAGAGAGTTATAAATCTTATATCtcatatcttatataattaagcaagTCTTCACTTTTGTTCTTATAATATTTTTCATAAGGATGTTTTCTCTCAACCCTAGCCGCCGCCGGCAAGGATTTCAATGGCGATTTCTTTCGCCAATCACAACTCTAATTGGTGACGTTTTCTTGCCTGGAGAGGGGAAGAAGATGTGCTGCCCTATTAGCTGCGAAGGCCGGCCTTCAAG is a genomic window containing:
- the LOC133738824 gene encoding uncharacterized protein LOC133738824, coding for MALETVKEDEQVYGWREVTLSHSISGLERETGERRRGRDILIAIDHGPNSKHAFDWALIHFCRLADTIHLVHAVSSVQNEIVYEASQGLMQKLALEAFEVAMVRTNARIMEGDPGKVICKEAERIKPVAVVMGSRGRSLIQSVLQGSVSEYCVHNFKSAPVIIVPGKEVGEESLI